From the Cervus elaphus chromosome 20, mCerEla1.1, whole genome shotgun sequence genome, one window contains:
- the CDC7 gene encoding cell division cycle 7-related protein kinase, giving the protein MEPALGIQMDKPMVFSPLGGRFQADGSLKKQEQNFKPPGVKKDIEKLYEAVPQLGNLFKIKDKIGEGTFSSVYLATAQLQVGPEEKIALKHLIPTSHPIRIAAELQCLTVAGGQDNVMGVKYCFRKNDHVVIAMPYLEHESFLDILNSLSFQEVREYMFNLFKALKRIHQFGIVHRDVKPSNFLYNRRLKKYALVDFGLAQGTHDTKIELLKFVQSEAHQESCSQNKSYVITGNKISLSGPAAPKELDQQSTPKTSVKRPYTNAQVQTKHGKDGKEGSVGLSVQRSVFGERNFNIHSSISHESPAVKFMKQSKTVDLLSRKLGTKKKTISTKVMNSGVMRKTASSCPASLTCDCYATDKVCSICLSRRQQVAPRAGTPGFRAPEVLTKCPNQTTAIDMWSAGVIFLSLLSGRYPFYKASDDLTALAQIMTIRGSRETIQAAKTFGKSILCSKEVPAQDLRKLCEKLRGINSNTSKLTSDIQECSSHDPAFSEKTENRKLAHFIQTPQAQPSGNSSYKGDSNGCGGNFEESTTNLEGWDEVPDEAYDLLDKLLDLNPASRITAEEALLHPFFKDMSL; this is encoded by the exons GTGTTAAAAAAGATATTGAGAAGCTTTATGAAGCTGTACCACAGCTTGGCAATCTGTTTAAGATTAAGGACAAAATTGGAGAAG GCACTTTCAGCTCTGTTTATTTGGCTACAGCACAGTTACAAGTCGGACCTGAAGAGAAAATTGCTCTAAAACACTTAATTCCAACAAGTCACCCCATAAGAATTGCAGCTGAACTTCAGTGCTTAACAGTGGCTGG GGGGCAAGACAATGTCATGGGAGTTAAATACTGCTTTAGGAAGAATGATCATGTGGTTATTGCTATGCCATATCTGGAGCATGAGTCCTTTTTG GACAttttgaattctctttcttttcaagaAGTACGGGAATATATGTTTAATCTGTTCAAAGCTTTGAAACGCATTCATCAGTTTGGTATTGTTCACCGTGATGTTAAGCCCAGCAATTTTTTATATAATAGGCGCTTGAAAAA GTATGCCTTGGTAGACTTTGGTTTGGCCCAAGGAACCCATGATACTAAAATAGAGCTTCTCAAATTTGTCCAGTCTGAAGCTCACCAGGAAAGCTGTTCACAAAATAAATCCTATGTAATCACCGGCAACAAGATTTCATTGAGTGGCCCAGCAGCACCTAAAGAGCTGGATCAGCAGTCTACCCCAAAAACTTCTGTTAAAAGGCCCTACACAAATGCACAAGTTCAGACTAAACATGGAAAAGATGGAAAG GAGGGGTCTGTAGGCCTTTCTGTCCAGCGCTCtgtttttggagaaagaaatttcAATATACACAGCTCCATTTCACATGAGAGCCCTGCAGTGAAA TTCATGAAGCAGTCAAAGACTGTGGATTTACTGTCTAGAAAATTAGGAACCAAAAAGAAGACCATTTCTACAAAAGTCATGAATAGTGGTGTGATGAGGAAAACTGCCAGTTCTTGCCCAGCTAGCCTGACCTGTGACTGTTATGCAACAGATAAAGTTTGCAGTATTTGCCTTTCAAG GCGGCAGCAGGTTGCACCCAGGGCAGGTACACCAGGATTCAGAGCACCAGAGGTCTTGACCAAGTGCCCCAATCAAACTACAG CAATTGACATGTGGTCTGCAGGCGTCATATTCCTTTCTTTGCTTAGTGGAAGATATCCATTTTATAAAGCAAGTGATGATTTAACTGCTTTGGCTCAAATTATGACAATTCGTGGATCCAGGGAAACTATCCAGGCTGCTAAAACTTTTG gcaAGTCAATATTGTGTAGCAAAGAAGTTCCAGCACAAGACTTGAGAAAACTCTGTGAGAAACTCAGAGGTATAAATTCTAACACTTCTAAATTAACAAGTGATATACAAGAGTGCAGTTCTCATGACCCAGCTTtttcagagaagacagaaaacCGTAAACTTGCTCACTTCATACAAACACCTCAAGCGCAACCCTCAGGGAATTCATCATATAAAGGCGACAGTAATGGCTGTGGGGGCAATTTTGAGGAGTCTACTACCAATCTAGAAGGCTGGGATGAGGTGCCTGATGAAGCTTATGACCTGCTTGATAAACTCCTAGATCTGAATCCAGCTTCAAGAATAACAGCAGAGGAAGCTTTGTTGcatccattttttaaagatatgagtTTATGA